One genomic region from Octopus sinensis linkage group LG13, ASM634580v1, whole genome shotgun sequence encodes:
- the LOC115218532 gene encoding beta-1,3-galactosyltransferase 5, which translates to MANALWIFKLLLLLGLSVLLYTVFLLVPRPSVSQKLHKFKEDFVSVYKSRLQQKIPEVEVLPIPTEHNVFSQSFIEPKTNPVKENLPKEHLDQWLRRFHPQPTDKFDHSKHKHFQKTLISNDSLCRNSAVDILVYIQSSPENHARRQAIRESWGNGAVFLDIYMKLVFVVGKSTNKESQHKIKASITYESIQYKDILMLDIVDTFQNITLKSINALHWIYNICPQAKYILKTDDDIYVNIFQLIEYFMPQVWNKEKAIICHYKTEGTSPIVRASNSKWYIPNNVFVGKQYYPFGFCTGYAILFTSNLLPEMYNMSLRVPYIGIDDVYAFGLLLKDIKNITVINAQRNFTLNQNAALSEYEGSKPISHVVASAWAQNSMSRFWYATIRKLSNWGKLHCKLSTK; encoded by the coding sequence ATGGCAAATGCTTTAtggatttttaaattattattgttgctcgGACTTTCAGTGCTACTATACACAGTATTTCTATTGGTTCCTAGACCAAGCGTCTCACAAAAACTCCACAAATTCAAAGAAGACTTCGTTTCTGTATACAAAAGTAGACTTCAACAGAAAATACCAGAAGTGGAAGTATTACCAATTCCAACAGAACATAATGTTTTCTCTCAGAGTTTTATTGAACCTAAAACAAACCCAGTTAAGGAAAATTTGCCAAAAGAGCATCTTGATCAGTGGTTAAGACGTTTCCATCCACAACCTACAGACAAATTTGACCATTCAAAACATAAGCATTTCCAAAAAACACTTATTTCTAATGACAGTCTGTGTCGTAATTCAGCTGTTGATATCTTGGTATATATTCAGAGTTCTCCAGAGAACCATGCACGACGACAAGCAATCCGTGAGAGTTGGGGAAATGGGGCAGtttttctagatatatatatgaaacttgtGTTTGTGGTTGGTAAATCAACCAATAAGGAAAGCCAACACAAAATAAAAGCAAGCATTACTTACGAAAGTATACAATACAAAGATATTCTTATGCTTGACATTGTGGACACCTTCCAAAACATAACTTTGAAAAGTATAAATGCTCTTCACTGGATTTATAATATTTGCCCACAGGCAAAATACATTCTCAAGAcagatgatgatatttatgtaaacattttTCAACTTATCGAGTATTTTATGCCTCAAGTGTGGaataaagaaaaagcaataatttGCCATTATAAAACTGAAGGAACAAGTCCAATTGTTCGGGCCTCAAATAGTAAATGGTATATTCCTAACAACGTCTTTGTTGGAAAGCAATATTATCCTTTTGGTTTCTGCACTGGTTATGCCATTCTCTTCACATCAAATCTTCTCCCAGAAATGTACAACATGTCTCTCAGAGTGCCTTACATTGGAATCGACGATGTCTATGCTTTCGGTCTGTTGctaaaagacataaaaaatattACTGTTATCAATGCACAACGCAACTTTACTCTTAACCAAAATGCTGCTCTTTCTGAATATGAAGGTTCAAAACCAATATCACATGTTGTGGCAAGTGCCTGGGCCCAAAACAGTATGAGTCGCTTCTGGTACGCTACCATCCGCAAACTTTCTAATTGGGgaaaattacattgtaaattgagcaccaaataa